CCCGTGCATCATTCAGAGAAGATCGCATTATTATCAAACCTTCAGCCTCTAACGTACGCAGTAGGCGACTCATATAGCCGGAATCGAGGCCGAGGCGGCTACGCACGTCTCTAACTTCCGCACCCGATATGCCAATTTCATACAGTAGACGGGAAGCACCGAGGGACCTGTGCCTTCCCAGAAACTGAGCATCAAGTACACCAATCCTTTGTGTAACAGTTCTGTTGAACTTCCTAACAATAGAAATATCATTCATATATCTGACTATAGTCAGCAATTTATCACATGTCAATACTCCTCTTTTTTACCCGGCTTACAGGACCTTCGTTCTTTATTCCAATGCACTTACCACTGATTTTTGTTTGTGATAACATAAACGAAGATGCAAAATGCAAAGTAGAACATCTGCTTCATTTGTAATTGGAGGATGATTTGTCTGAAAAAGACACCATAGACACGACAGCAAAAGGCCCCCATACAATTACGAGCCTGATATCTGATTTGAGAAAACTTGGGGTACAGAGCGGCATGACCGTTCTTGTTCATTCCTCTCTGAGTTCGATAGGGTGGGTATGCGGTGGCGCCGTAAGTGTCATTATTGCCTTGGAAAGGGTCTTGGGAAAAACAGGAACGCTGCTTATGCCTACCCATTCAGGCGACTTATCTGATCCGAAAAATTGGGGGAACCCCGCTGTCCCTGAGGCGTGGTGGGATACAATCAGGGCTGAGATGCCTGCATTCGATCCGGCTCTTACCCCTTCACGAGGTATGGGAATCATTCCCGAAACGTTCAGAAAACAAAAAGGGGTCATAAGAAGTTCCCATCCGAATGCGTCCTTTGCTGCCTGGGGAAAAAATAATACATACCTGATTCAGGATAATCATCTTGATTACCAAATGAATGAGAAAAGTCCCATAGGAAGGCTATACGAGTTGGATGGATATATCCTCTTGCTCGGCGTTGGTTACATGAATAACACATCTTTTCACCTGGCAGAGTATAAAGCCGACTACAGCGGAAAAGAAGAGGTTCTCGAATATGCTCCGGTTAACGAAAAAGGCAGGAGGGTATGGAAAGCTTATCATGATATCGCATTTGACTGCGATGACTTTGAATCGATAGGCCAGTCATATGAAAAGGAGAATTCCATCAAGGTCGGCTTGATAGGGTCGGCGAATTCAAGATTAATTCGACAAAAAGAATTAGTAGATTATTCGGTCAGATGGATGGAGCTGAACAGGAAATAGCCCCAAAGAAGGGAATTCCCTCAAACACTTTCCTATACTTATGGTATGAAGTGGCACATTGGCGTACTTACTGTCATATTCTTTTCCACGCTTTCGGTAGTCGCTGCTGTGCCTGTTCATGTCCTTGTGCTCCATTCCTACCATAGTGATTTGCCTTGGACAAAAGGGTTCGACGAAGGGCTTCATGATGCGCAAGCCCAATATCCGGAACTTCAATACTATACCGAATATCTTGATACCTCTAGAGTTGGCAGTTCATTGTCTCATCAACAATGGGCCGAATACCTTCGTACAAAATATCACTCTGTTGAAATCGATATCATTATCAGTGAATCCGGACCAGCCGCAAATCTCCTTCACGCCTATCCCGAACTGTTTGGACCGATCCCGCAGGTCATTTATTCCCCGGTACCTCACAAGACAGCGAACTATCAACTCTCCGTCACTCCGCAAATTGAGGCGGCCATAGTAGGGACCGCAAAGCTGGCCATTGCACAAAACCCAAAGGCCAAGAAAGCAATTATAATCGACGGCGGAAACCCGGCTACGGACTCGACAATCAAAATTCTGCATGAGGCCCTAAAAGGATACAATGTTGATGTCCAAACAGTAAGCAACTTCACGCTCCCTGAAATCCAAGAGTACTTATCCACTTGTAAACCGAACAGCATAGCCTTTTATACACTTATTCTTCGGGACCGTACCGGCAAGAAATTTGTTCCTCAGGAAGTTCTCGCCAAACTTGCCGAAAGAAGTGCTATCCCCATTTATACGTTTTGGGGAACACTTGCGGATAGCGGTAGCACCGGGAGCACGATGTTAGATGCACAGACTATCGCATATGAGGGCATGAAGGTTGCCGTTAACTATCTTAAGACAGGGGAATTCGGTAATAAGTATGGTACGACGCAAACCTATATAAACTGGAAACTCCTGAAACGTTACGGGATAAATCCCCGTACGATTCCCCGGAACGCAACTATCCTTAATAAGCCGGAGCCCTTTTTTATTAGGTACTACGTAGAAACGGTGACGGTTGTATCCATTTTATTCATATTGGGCTTCATTATTATGCTTATTCAGTTTCGACGTAATCTTGCAATCAACCGGCAACTTTGCATCAAGGCTGAAGAGATAGAAAACGCTCTCAAAGAAAAAGAGATTCTCTACAATGAAATGAATAACCGAATCAAGAATAATCTAACCATATTGTCAAGCATGATTATATTGCAAATCAATGAAATGAAGGATGAAGCAACGAAACAGCAACTTGAGAATGTGGTTGGCCGCCTTCAAACTTTGGCGCTGGTACATGAAGAATTAAGTAATAAGAAGCATCTCAAGGAAACGA
The sequence above is a segment of the Sediminispirochaeta bajacaliforniensis DSM 16054 genome. Coding sequences within it:
- a CDS encoding aminoglycoside N(3)-acetyltransferase; translated protein: MSEKDTIDTTAKGPHTITSLISDLRKLGVQSGMTVLVHSSLSSIGWVCGGAVSVIIALERVLGKTGTLLMPTHSGDLSDPKNWGNPAVPEAWWDTIRAEMPAFDPALTPSRGMGIIPETFRKQKGVIRSSHPNASFAAWGKNNTYLIQDNHLDYQMNEKSPIGRLYELDGYILLLGVGYMNNTSFHLAEYKADYSGKEEVLEYAPVNEKGRRVWKAYHDIAFDCDDFESIGQSYEKENSIKVGLIGSANSRLIRQKELVDYSVRWMELNRK
- a CDS encoding sensor histidine kinase → MPWTKGFDEGLHDAQAQYPELQYYTEYLDTSRVGSSLSHQQWAEYLRTKYHSVEIDIIISESGPAANLLHAYPELFGPIPQVIYSPVPHKTANYQLSVTPQIEAAIVGTAKLAIAQNPKAKKAIIIDGGNPATDSTIKILHEALKGYNVDVQTVSNFTLPEIQEYLSTCKPNSIAFYTLILRDRTGKKFVPQEVLAKLAERSAIPIYTFWGTLADSGSTGSTMLDAQTIAYEGMKVAVNYLKTGEFGNKYGTTQTYINWKLLKRYGINPRTIPRNATILNKPEPFFIRYYVETVTVVSILFILGFIIMLIQFRRNLAINRQLCIKAEEIENALKEKEILYNEMNNRIKNNLTILSSMIILQINEMKDEATKQQLENVVGRLQTLALVHEELSNKKHLKETNIHGSLQALILQVFNAMSSGPAEKRLLIDIDEIKMENRDAIACCLIVHELLTNAIKYAFPNGASGTIHVVLKKLLTQEVALSVSDSGIGIPSSYSIETDAKLGLKIVKLLVKQLGGSLEIRNADGAVFLIKFRI